One Pagrus major chromosome 15, Pma_NU_1.0 DNA window includes the following coding sequences:
- the LOC141009041 gene encoding calcium homeostasis modulator protein 2-like produces MAAAALVTENFKFVSLFFKSKDVMIFNGLIALGTVAGQTAYNVFAFHCPCSSGRNYRYGLAAIGVPALAFFLVGIMMNKNTWDLVSECRLRNCRKLSAAAAFALHGTIIGRAVVAPLTWVVISLLQGQAYTCAFSEFVNSSALVGFPHDQGSEVMAKFPCKEGVPTELQGFWPEIERQLKYESQLIGWLLVAGTSLAVFLMLCMKRCSSPLGYLQEDYWSEYRSSEKSLFERTAAVHARLLAAENIKSFFGFVALDKEEKEQAAEYETATPICSTNWNRVTGVYLYREKNDLPLYSRLNKWATYNQEHNEEAMEKEMDMIY; encoded by the exons atggctgctgctgcactcGTCACGGAGAACTTTAAGTTTGTGTCCCTCTTCTTCAAGAGTAAAGATGTGATGATCTTTAACGGTCTGATCGCTCTGGGAACGGTGGCTGGCCAGACTGCGTACAATGTTTTTGCCTTTCACTGTCCATGTTCCTCTGGGAGGAACTACCGCTATGGCCTGGCTGCCATTGGTGTTCCAGCACTGGCATTTTTCCTGGTAGGAATAATGATGAACAAGAACACATGGGACCTTGTGTCCGAGTGCCGGCTCAGAAATTGCAGGAAGCTGTCGGCAGCCGCAGCCTTTGCGCTGCATGGAACCATCATAGGTCGAGCTGTGGTGGCTCCTTTAACCTGGGTGGTTATCTCTTTGCTGCAGGGCCAGGCATACACATGTGCCTTCAGTGAGTTTGTTAACTCGAGTGCACTGGTCGGCTTCCCCCATGatcaggggtcagaggtcatggCGAAATTCCCGTGTAAAGAAGGTGTACCAACAGAGCTGCAAGGCTTCTGGCCTGAAATTGAGCGGCAACTGAAATATGAATCTCAG TTGATAGGCTGGCTGCTGGTGGCAGGAACATCTCTGGCAGTGTTCCTGATGCTGTGCATGAAGCGCTGCTCTTCTCCTCTTGGCTACCTGCAGGAGGACTACTGGTCTGAGTACCGCTCAAGTGAAAAGAGCCTCTTCGAGCGCACAGCAGCTGTCCACGCCCGCCTCCTGGCTGCAGAGAACATTAAGAGCTTCTTTGGCTTTGTGGCACTGGACAAGGAAGAGAAGGAGCAGGCAGCTGAGTATGAGACTGCTACTCCTATCTGCAGCACTAACTGGAACAGGGTGACCGGTGTCTACCTCTACAGGGAGAAGAATGACCTGCCGCTGTACAGCAGGCTCAACAAGTGGGCCACATACAACCAAGAGCACAATGAGGAGGCAATGGAAAAAGAGATGGACATGATCTACTGA
- the ncapd3 gene encoding condensin-2 complex subunit D3, translated as MDLISALHFLKLKEIPEAWVDEVWDLEFTERKPLDDATEEELAVSGDKAFRALYQCLLAHAADHQKSAGRDGATQSIWATLGVNGVSVKSLVAVLSFFILAGKAKAANVQQRVSGLHAASIYLLLLGIPGSIANKVFHEVLLDTCADLTSHCWPQDSGKKRKKDGLKSSQTEGKRSKPQRKDTEMEVDEAEEEEEEELHFSGQDLMKIRDAVVLLVQSLLRLLETFQLKDRPQSTSNCMQIFSKLLYFEPVIGELSFAAPRDITKLRSVPEMAFYGLQLLCSPKHGDQKESLRRVFHQLLYVILMMNKGNRGKPSLLVTSQAILSTRDQAVHFVCHLVNELKEIALPFLQILLQHICFQMVEKSEYRSHGAQAVAMLTSQMESQDYACFIKWLSNFSRSSKMVHRLFSIDVVMVLLEQPERQPEECQDPELACFLPHKFLIQSLLFARRMDNSPTVQGHALTCLAQCLELPSFNVTRAVHNLFSSTETHTVLEGEITEGSVSSQQTQKTYRTLPFRTVELSTTDGSLCDAKENLALLLRRVEDSKTNVRKSALQALVGLLKHAVIPMSWENLSTLSERCRDSAVSVKKKALQCLGELLAAKPECNMVQRAWLQGVVPAVVDSENTVQDKALEALDQVLLSQVKQYSASRHLDASQRLTWDLLGLLCHECQNLSRYFSRAFTIWSKQNKFTPSFITNLISHTEADHAAGAWLLLSKVVASSPKLPYGKILDAWDSMISSKDVTVTTCCHILSVMGDIAAHLNEDTKDRIVNDLMCWLKGFTLSLEVISAAVETLLQFGRSEDIKQTQAFLNQHCGELVSICEAYLASIILSEKGAENLNEELMVKHLHTLGVASLHCPSRVGKRTVLLVESVLTTHSDKLAGNQEELPASLPLSQFKTNSLSTKVRAHGVITLGKLCLQHEELVQKYLPVFARELEVGTEVAVRNNVVVIMCDLCVRYTNIVDHYIPNISTCLRDNEAVIREQTLIMLTNLLQEEFVKWKGSLFFRFMVALVDPVPAIASLCEYCLVHLLLKKNPEMFSMHFIECIFHFNSYNKHKSYNKFPQSEREKVSFSLKGAHHHDKRFRIYRFLLEHFTDTQRFNITNKINQTILACFADEELPLDADGAAILSETFKILSLKEMKLQAISAGAGGAAGEEPEEENMANMAKAVLQAAQKKVVSQVQKKAFIENTVPLIISLKSLLEQKRSPVLRDLMAYLQVTMQDYRNEVKECFSGDEQLAAEVEFALKTAEKEREMEEQLENCSLTGDSRIPTAQRSVQGSPVRIRPLLPYSFATPQVPRPNPLSARLTNTDSRVRRSRREEHVQSKSIALERTVMHKGAVNDRAFSTPAGVNVNLTFDEGLSAIFSERGTSLGGETSVLHVRPNEQQATGPRLWNVQSPLRQKKKPLKV; from the exons atGGATTTGATATCTGCGCTGCACTTTCTGAAGTTAAAAGAAATCCCAGAAG ccTGGGTGGACGAAGTGTGGGACCTCGAGTTCACAGAGAGAAAACCGCTGGATGACGCCACAGAGGAAGAACTTGCAGTCAGTGGAGACAAGGCCTTCAGAGCTCTGTACCAGTGTTTACTGGCCCACGCTGCTGACCATCAAAAGTCTGCAGGCAGAGATGGAGCTACACAG AGCATCTGGGCGACTCTGGGGGTGAATGGGGTGTCAGTCAAGTCTCTGGTGGCTGTGCTGTCCTTCTTCATCTTGGCAGGAAAAGCCAAAGCAGCCAACGTCCAGCAGAGAGTGAGCGGTCTGCACGCTGCCTCGATCTACCTGCTGCTCCTGGGAATCCCAG GGAGTATAGCCAATAAGGTCTTCCATGAGGTTTTATTGGACACGTGTGCAGACTTGACCTCTCACTGTTGGCCTCAGGACTCTGGAAAGAAGCGCAAGAAGGACGGCCTGAAGAGTTCCCAGACAGAGGGAAAACGCTCCAAACCACAGCGGAAAGACACTGAG ATGGAAGTGGatgaggcagaggaagaggaggaggaggagcttcaTTTCTCTGGCCAGGACTTGATGAAGATCAGAGATGCTGTGGTTCTCTTGGTCCAAAGCCTCCTCAGACTCCTGGAGACATTTCAACTCAAAGACAGACCACAGAGCACCAGCAACTGCATGCAG atcTTCAGTAAGCTGCTGTACTTTGAGCCGGTAATTGGAGAGCTAAGCTTTGCTGCTCCGCG AGATATCACCAAGCTCAGGAGTGTTCCTGAGATGGCTTTCTACggcctgcagctgctctgctcacCAAAACATGGAGACCAGAAAGAA TCTCTGCGCAGGGTTTTCCACCAGCTTCTCTACGTGATCCTGATGATGAATAAAGGCAACAGAGGGAAGCCCTCCCTCCTTGTAACCAGCCAGGCCATCCTGTCCACCCGCGACCAGGCCGTCCATTTTGTTTG TCATCTTGTGAATGAGCTGAAGGAGATTGCGCTTCCTTTCCTGCAGATCCTCCTGCAGCATATCTGCTTCCAG ATGGTGGAAAAGAGTGAGTATCGAAGCCATGGAGCCCAGGCTGTGGCTATGTTGACGTctcagatggaaagtcaggacTACGCCTGCTTCATCAAGTGGCTGTCTAACTTCTCCAGAAGCTCAAAG ATGGTGCACCGGCTGTTCTCCATAGATGTGGTGATGGTTCTGCTTGAGCAGCCAGAGAGGCAGCCGGAGGAGTGTCAGGACCCTGAGCTTGCTTGCTTCCTGCCACACAAGTTCCTGATCCAGAGCCTGCTGTTTGCTCGGCGGATGGACAACTCCCCCACTGTCCAAGGCCACGCCCTCACCTGCCTGGCACAGTGTCTGGAGCTGCCTTCTTTCAACGTCACCCGGGCCGTCCACAACCTCTTCTCTTCCA CTGAAACCCACACAGTGCTGGAAGGTGAAATCACAGAAG GAAGTGTTAGCTCTCAGCAGACCCAGAAAACCTACCGCACTCTGCCGTTCAGGACTGTGGAGCTCAGCACCACAGATGGCTCCCTCTGTGACG CAAAAGAGAATCTGGCTCTTCTCCTGCGGCGTGTAGAGGACTCGAAGACGAACGTGAGGAAATCGGCTCTGCAG GCCCTGGTTGGTCTCCTGAAACATGCTGTGATCCCCATGAGCTGGGAGAACTTGTCTACGCTATCAGAGCGCTGCAGAGACTCAGCTGTGTCTGTGAAGAAGAAGGCCCTGCAATGTTTGGGAGAGCTGCTCGCT GCTAAACCAGAGTGCAACATGGTGCAGAGGGCGTGGCTGCAGGGTGTAGTGCCAGCCGTGGTGGACTCTGAGAACACAGTACAGGACAAAGCCCTGGAGGCTCTAGACCAGGTGCTGCTCAGCCAGGTCAAACAGTACTCTGCCAGCCGCCATCTAGATGCCAGTCAGAGGCTGACTTGGGACCTGCTGGGCCTGCTCTGTCACGAGTGCCAGAACCTCAG CCGATATTTCAGCAGGGCCTTCACCATCTGGTCCAAGCAGAACAAGTTTACACCATCATTCATCACCAACCTGATCTCACACACTGAGGCGGATCACGCTGCTGGGGCCTGGCTGCTGCTCTCTAAGGTGGTCGCTTCGTCCCCCAAACTGCCCTATGGCAAAATCCTGGACGCTTGGGACAGCATGATCAG TTCAAAGGATGTGACCGTGACAACCTGCTGTCACATCCTGTCTGTGATGGGAGACATCGCTGCACATTTGAATGAAGATACCAAGGACAGGATAGTTA aTGATCTGATGTGTTGGTTGAAGGGATTTACTTTGTCTCTGGAAGTGatctctgctgctgtggagaCTCTTCTTCAATTTGGCCGCAGTGAAGACATCAAACAAACTCAG gcTTTTCTGAACCAGCACTGTGGTGAGTTGGTGTCTATCTGCGAGGCTTATTTAGCCAGCATCATCCTGAGTGAAAAGGGAGCCGAGAACCTCAATGAGGAGCTGATG GTAAAACACCTCCACACTCTGGGTGTGGCTTCACTTCACTGTCCTTCCAGGGTTGGCAAAAGGACAGTGCTGCTGGTGGAATCTGTCCTTACAACACATTCAGACAAACTAGCAG GGAACCAGGAGGAGCTGCCGGCCTCGCTGCCTCTGTCCCAGTTCAAAACAAACTCTCTGTCTACCAAAGTCAGAGCGCATGGAGTCATCACCTTAG GTAAACTGTGTCTGCAGCATGAGGAACTAGTCCAGAAGTACCTGCCGGTGTTTGCCAGGGAGCTGGAGGTTGGCACGGAGGTTGCTGTGCGCAACAATGTGGTGGTGATTATGTGCGATCTGTGTGTTCGATACACCAACATCGTGGATCACTACATACCCAACATCTCCACCTGTCTGCGAGACAATGAAGCTGTCATCAGGGAACAGACTCTGATCATGCTgaccaacctgctgcag GAGGAATTTGTGAAATGGAAGGGCTCCCTCTTCTTCCGCTTCATGGTGGCGTTGGTCGACCCAGTTCCTGCCATTGCCAG TCTGTGTGAATACTGTCTGGTCCACCTGCTGCTGAAGAAGAACCCAGAAATGTTCAGCATGCACTTTATCGAGTGCATCTTCCACTTTAATTCCTACAACAAACACAAGTCCTACAACAAGTTCCCTCAAAGTGAGAG AGAAAAGGTTTCGTTTTCGCTGAAAGGAGCTCATCACCATGACAAACGTTTTCGGATCTACCGCTTCCTGTTGGAGCACTTCACAGACACGCAGCGCTTCAACATCACCAACAAGATCAATCAGACCATCTTAG CATGCTTTGCAGATGAGGAACTGCCTCTAGATGCAGATGGTGCTGCGATTTTGTCAGAGACCTTCAAAATCTTGAGTCTGAAGGAGATGAAGCTGCAGGCCATATCTGCAGGAGCAGGAGGCGCTGCAGGGGAGGAgccagaggaggagaacatggCCAACATGGCTAAGGCTGTCCTACAGGCAGCACAGAAGAAGGTGGTGTCACAG GTTCAGAAAAAGGCCTTCATTGAGAACACAGTTCCTCTCATCATCAGCCTGAAGAGCCTGCTCGAGCAAAAACGCTCTCCTGTCCTCAGAGACCTAATGGCATACCTCCAG GTGACAATGCAAGACTACCGTAACGAGGTGAAGGAGTGTTTCTCTGGAGACGAGCAGCTGGCGGCTGAGGTGGAGTTTGCTCTGAAGACGgctgagaaggagagagagatggaggaacaGTTGGAGAACTGCAGCCTGACAGGAGACAGCAGGATTCCCACTGCACAG cgTTCAGTCCAGGGCTCTCCCGTCAGGATCAGGCCCCTCCTCCCCTACAGCTTTGCCACACCACAGGTGCCACGTCCAAACCCCCTGTCTGCCAGACTGACAAACACTGATAG TCGTGTGCGCAGATCCAGGCGGGAGGAACATGTCCAGTCTAAGTCAATCGCTCTGGAAAGAACAG TGATGCACAAAGGAGCTGTGAATGACCGAGCCTTCAGCACACCAGCAG GTGTCAACGTCAACTTAACCTTTGATGAAGGACTCAGCGCGATCTTCAGTGAGCGAGGAACAA GTCTTGGCGGAGAGACCAGTGTTCTTCATGTGCGTCCAAATGAGCAGCA aGCTACTGGACCGAGGCTGTGGAACGTGCAGTCTCCTCTCCGCCAGAAGAAAAAACCATTGAAAGTTTAA
- the LOC141009584 gene encoding uncharacterized protein produces the protein MEPVEEDNHDWPMQQRVEGYVNKHMADIALETLQQRLSVVSDEMHSLAEHVSRRSEGVLKDEPRREGVSFDVEPPLPSACSSGAADRFISSTSTETAAQRKIIALLVEIKEEQQRQWAVLRDIQAQLQGQTCCEEEDVEALHMDLPLRTLEQLDETEKHLEDTGTQKKMVSYLSRMGGATVDDAVRRLLQAVLSFAVGSELNWVGRGQKRSFRNTRLQGVLFRALKRTPVGKEATHHQYADVVKKWLRFAPFRQGGTGRRCSRPPVDSED, from the exons ATGGAGCCTGTTGAAGAAGACAATCACGACTGGCCGATGCAGCAGCGGGTGGAGGGTTATGTGAACAAACATATGGCAGACATTGCTCTGGAAACCCTCCAGCAGAGGCTGTCTGTTGTGTCAGATGAGATGCACAGTCTGGCTGAACATGTCTCCAGGCGCTCAGAGGGAGTGCTCAAAGACGAGCCGCGGCGAGAGGGCGTGAGCTTCGATGTGGAGCCGCCGCTTCCCTCCGCCTGCAGCTCCGGAGCCGCTGATAGGTTTATATCCTCCACATCCACAG AGACGGCTGCTCAGCGGAAGATCATTGCCCTCCTGGTGGAGATcaaagaggagcagcagaggcagtGGGCAGTGCTGAGAGACATTCAGGCCCAACTGCAGGGTCAGACCTGCTGCGAGGAAGAGGATGTGGAGGCTCTGCATATGGATCTCCCCCTGAGGACCCTTGAGCAGCTGGATGAGACGGAGAAACACCTGGAGGACACAGGAACACAGAAGAAAATG GTGTCTTACCTGTCACGGATGGGCGGGGCTACAGTTGATGATGCAGTGAGACGTCTTTTGCAAGCCGTTCTTTCATTCGCTGTTGGTTCTGAGCTGAACTGGGTGGGCCGCGGACAGAAGAGAAGCTTCAGGAACACTCGTCTCCAAGGGGTCCTCTTCC GTGCTCTGAAACGAACACCAGTGGGTAAGGAGGCCACACATCACCAATATGCTGACGTGGTGAAGAAGTGGCTGCGGTTCGCTCCATTCAGACAGGGAGGGACCGGCCGTCGCTGCAGCAGACCTCCTGTGGACTCTGAGGACTGA